From one Streptomyces sp. R41 genomic stretch:
- the leuC gene encoding 3-isopropylmalate dehydratase large subunit codes for MGRTLAEKVWDDHVVRRAEGEPDLLFIDLHLLHEVTSPQAFDGLRQAGRPVRRLDLTIATEDHNTPTLDIDKPIADPVSRAQLETLRKNCAEFGVRLHSLGDVEQGVVHVVGPQLGLTQPGTTVVCGDSHTSTHGAFGALAFGIGTSQVEHVLATQTLPLARPKTMAITVDGELPEGVTAKDLILAIIAKIGTGGGQGYILEYRGSAIEKLSMEARMTICNMSIEAGARAGMIAPDETTFAYLKGRAHAPEGEEWDAAVAYWKTLKSDADAEFDAEVVIDAAALAPFVTWGTNPGQGALLSASVPDPASYEDASERLAAEKALEYMGLTAGQPLRDIKVDTVFVGSCTNGRIEDLRAAAAIVEGRKVADGVRMLVVPGSARVGLQAVSEGLDVVFKEAGAEWRHAGCSMCLGMNPDQLAPGERSASTSNRNFEGRQGKGGRTHLVSPQVAAATAVLGHLASPADLSDAPVPAGV; via the coding sequence ATGGGTAGGACACTCGCGGAGAAGGTCTGGGACGACCATGTCGTCCGGCGCGCCGAGGGCGAGCCCGACCTCCTCTTCATCGATCTGCACCTGCTGCACGAGGTGACCAGCCCGCAGGCCTTCGACGGTCTCCGTCAGGCGGGGCGCCCCGTGCGCCGTCTCGACCTCACCATCGCCACCGAGGATCACAACACCCCGACCCTCGACATCGACAAGCCCATCGCGGACCCGGTCTCCCGGGCCCAGCTGGAGACGCTGCGCAAGAACTGCGCCGAGTTCGGTGTACGGCTGCACTCGCTGGGCGACGTCGAGCAGGGCGTCGTACACGTGGTGGGACCGCAGCTGGGCCTGACCCAGCCCGGCACCACGGTCGTGTGCGGTGACTCCCACACCTCCACGCACGGCGCCTTCGGCGCGCTGGCGTTCGGCATCGGCACCTCGCAGGTCGAGCACGTGCTGGCCACCCAGACGCTGCCGCTGGCCCGCCCCAAGACCATGGCCATCACGGTCGACGGCGAACTGCCCGAGGGCGTCACGGCCAAGGACCTGATCCTGGCGATCATCGCCAAGATCGGCACGGGCGGCGGCCAGGGCTACATCCTGGAATACCGCGGCTCCGCCATCGAGAAGCTCTCGATGGAGGCCCGGATGACCATCTGCAACATGTCGATCGAGGCCGGCGCCCGCGCGGGCATGATCGCCCCCGACGAGACCACCTTCGCGTATCTCAAGGGCCGCGCGCACGCCCCCGAGGGCGAGGAGTGGGACGCCGCGGTCGCGTACTGGAAGACCCTGAAGTCGGACGCGGACGCGGAATTCGACGCGGAGGTCGTCATCGACGCCGCCGCGCTGGCGCCGTTCGTCACCTGGGGCACCAACCCGGGCCAGGGCGCGCTGCTTTCGGCGTCCGTCCCCGACCCTGCTTCGTACGAAGACGCTTCGGAGCGCCTGGCCGCCGAAAAGGCCCTGGAATACATGGGGTTGACCGCCGGACAGCCGCTGCGCGACATCAAGGTCGACACCGTCTTCGTAGGTTCGTGCACCAACGGCCGTATCGAGGACCTGCGTGCGGCCGCCGCGATCGTCGAGGGCCGCAAAGTCGCCGACGGCGTACGGATGCTGGTGGTCCCCGGCTCCGCGCGGGTCGGTCTGCAGGCGGTCTCCGAGGGCCTGGACGTGGTCTTCAAGGAGGCCGGCGCCGAATGGCGGCACGCGGGCTGCTCCATGTGTCTGGGCATGAACCCCGACCAGCTGGCCCCCGGTGAGCGCTCGGCGTCCACCTCCAACCGCAACTTCGAGGGCAGGCAGGGCAAGGGCGGCCGTACGCACCTGGTCTCGCCGCAGGTCGCCGCCGCGACCGCCGTGCTGGGCCACCTGGCCTCGCCCGCCGACCTGTCCGACGCCCCTGTGCCCGCTGGAGTCTGA
- a CDS encoding NAD(P)H-dependent glycerol-3-phosphate dehydrogenase — protein sequence MSKPVKAAVFGTGSWGTAFGMVLADAGCDVTLWGRRAELAAAVNSTRTNPDYLPGVELPENLRATSDPAEAAAEADFTVLAVPSQTLRGNLAEWVPLLAPETVLVSLMKGVELGSTMRMSEVIEDVAKVGADRIAVVTGPNLAREIAARMPAAAVVACRSEAVAQRLQSACHTPYFRPYTNTDVVGCELGGAVKNVIGLAVGIADGMGLGDNAKGSLITRGLAETTRLGLAMGADPMTFSGLAGLGDLVATCSSPLSRNHTFGINLGKGMTLQETIAVTKQTAEGVKSCESVLDLARRHGVDMPITETVVGIVHEGKPPVVALKELMSRSAKPERR from the coding sequence GTGAGCAAGCCGGTCAAGGCGGCCGTCTTCGGGACCGGATCGTGGGGCACCGCGTTCGGCATGGTGCTCGCCGACGCGGGATGCGACGTCACCCTGTGGGGCCGCCGTGCCGAACTGGCCGCGGCGGTCAACTCCACCCGGACGAACCCGGACTACCTGCCCGGTGTCGAACTCCCCGAGAACCTGCGGGCCACATCCGACCCCGCAGAGGCCGCCGCGGAGGCCGACTTCACGGTCCTCGCGGTGCCGTCGCAGACGCTGCGCGGAAACCTCGCGGAATGGGTGCCGCTGCTCGCGCCCGAGACCGTCCTCGTGTCCCTCATGAAGGGTGTCGAACTCGGCTCCACCATGCGGATGAGCGAGGTGATCGAGGACGTCGCCAAGGTCGGCGCGGACCGTATCGCCGTGGTCACCGGGCCCAACCTCGCCCGGGAGATCGCCGCGCGGATGCCGGCCGCCGCCGTGGTCGCCTGCCGCTCCGAAGCGGTCGCCCAGCGCCTCCAGTCCGCCTGCCACACGCCGTACTTCCGCCCGTACACCAACACAGACGTGGTGGGCTGCGAACTCGGCGGCGCCGTCAAGAACGTGATCGGTCTCGCCGTCGGCATCGCGGACGGCATGGGCCTCGGCGACAACGCCAAGGGCTCGCTCATCACGCGCGGGCTCGCGGAGACCACCCGGCTCGGACTCGCCATGGGCGCCGACCCGATGACGTTCTCCGGACTCGCCGGCCTCGGCGACCTGGTGGCCACCTGCTCCTCGCCGCTGTCGCGCAACCACACCTTCGGCATCAACCTCGGCAAGGGCATGACCCTCCAGGAGACCATCGCGGTCACCAAGCAGACCGCCGAGGGCGTCAAGTCCTGTGAGTCCGTGCTGGATCTGGCCCGCAGGCACGGCGTCGACATGCCCATCACGGAGACCGTCGTCGGCATCGTCCACGAGGGCAAGCCGCCCGTCGTCGCTCTCAAGGAGCTGATGTCGCGCAGCGCGAAGCCCGAGCGCCGCTGA
- a CDS encoding DUF4188 domain-containing protein yields MFAKPVPGHTTAAAEGDVVVLLIGMRINHFWAVHHWLPVLLAMPRMLRELQKDKSRGLLGHVLLTASPRTYYVVQYWESKEKLYSYAHSPDMFHHKAWAIINRQERAGKLRQHVGRWHEAYVVPEGSYESIYADMPAFGLAAAHGVLPLEKRGRRAEDRFRYRSAGAVEEAR; encoded by the coding sequence ATGTTCGCGAAGCCGGTGCCGGGTCATACGACCGCGGCGGCCGAGGGTGATGTGGTGGTGCTGCTCATCGGCATGCGGATCAACCACTTCTGGGCCGTGCACCACTGGCTGCCGGTGTTGCTGGCGATGCCGCGGATGCTGCGCGAGCTGCAGAAGGACAAGAGCCGAGGACTGCTCGGCCATGTGCTGCTGACGGCCTCACCGCGGACGTACTACGTCGTCCAGTACTGGGAGTCCAAGGAGAAGCTCTACTCCTACGCGCACTCGCCCGACATGTTCCACCACAAGGCGTGGGCGATCATCAACCGTCAGGAGCGTGCGGGGAAGCTGCGTCAGCACGTCGGGCGGTGGCACGAGGCCTATGTGGTGCCCGAGGGGTCGTACGAGTCGATCTACGCGGACATGCCGGCCTTCGGGCTCGCGGCCGCGCACGGGGTGCTGCCCCTCGAGAAGCGGGGGCGCCGCGCCGAGGACCGGTTCAGGTACCGGTCGGCAGGCGCGGTCGAAGAAGCCAGGTGA
- a CDS encoding HU family DNA-binding protein codes for MNKAQLVEAIADKVGGRQQAADAVDAVLDAIVRAVVGGDRVSVTGFGSFEKVDRPARYARNPQTGERVRVKKTSVPRFRAGQGFKDLVSGSKKLPRGGEVAVKKAPKGSLTGGAAATVKKAAAKKVTAKKAAAKKAVAKKAPAKKVTAKKAVAKKAPAKKTTAAAKKATAKKTTAKKATAKKAPAKKATAKKAPAKKSTARKTTAKKTTAR; via the coding sequence GTGAACAAGGCGCAGCTCGTAGAAGCGATTGCCGACAAGGTCGGCGGGCGTCAGCAGGCCGCCGACGCGGTCGACGCCGTACTGGACGCCATCGTCCGTGCAGTTGTCGGCGGGGACCGGGTCTCGGTCACCGGCTTCGGTTCCTTCGAGAAGGTCGACCGTCCGGCTCGTTACGCCCGCAACCCGCAGACCGGGGAGCGTGTTCGGGTCAAGAAGACCTCTGTGCCGCGCTTCCGCGCGGGCCAGGGCTTCAAGGACCTGGTGAGCGGCTCGAAGAAGCTCCCGCGCGGTGGCGAGGTCGCCGTCAAGAAGGCGCCCAAGGGCAGCCTGACCGGCGGTGCCGCCGCCACGGTCAAGAAGGCCGCGGCCAAGAAGGTCACCGCCAAGAAGGCCGCGGCCAAGAAGGCTGTGGCGAAGAAGGCCCCCGCCAAGAAGGTCACCGCCAAGAAGGCCGTGGCGAAGAAGGCCCCCGCCAAGAAGACCACGGCGGCCGCCAAGAAGGCCACGGCGAAGAAGACCACCGCCAAGAAGGCGACGGCCAAGAAGGCCCCGGCGAAGAAGGCGACGGCCAAGAAGGCCCCCGCCAAGAAGTCGACGGCTCGCAAGACCACCGCCAAGAAGACCACCGCCCGCTAG
- a CDS encoding D-alanine--D-alanine ligase family protein, whose product MSTENLPQSPEQPPRKPRVAVVFGGRSSEHGISVVTAGAVLRAIDRTKYDVLPIGITRDGRWALTADEPERMAIIDRQQPNVEQLAESSEGGVVLPLDPANREVVYSEPGSVPKALGEVDVVFPVLHGPYGEDGTLQGLLELSGVPYVGSGVLASAVGQDKDYMKRVFTSFGLKVGPYVVIRPREWERDQSAARKKIIDFAGDHGWPLFVKPARAGSSFGITKVDSLEGLDQAIEEAQRHDPKIIVEALLRGREIECGVLEFEDGPRASVPAEIPPVQSHEFYDFEAKYIDSASGIVPAPLTEEQTAEVRRLAVEAFDAASCEGLVRADFFLTEDGEFVINEINTMPGFTPISMYPRMWQETGVSYPELVDRLVQAALRRSTGLR is encoded by the coding sequence ATGAGCACCGAGAACCTCCCCCAGAGCCCTGAGCAGCCGCCTCGCAAGCCGCGCGTGGCCGTCGTCTTCGGCGGCCGCAGCTCCGAACACGGGATCTCCGTGGTCACGGCCGGCGCGGTGCTGCGCGCCATCGACCGTACGAAGTACGACGTCCTGCCGATCGGCATCACCCGGGACGGCCGTTGGGCACTCACCGCCGACGAGCCGGAGCGGATGGCCATCATCGACCGGCAGCAGCCGAACGTCGAGCAGCTCGCCGAGTCGAGCGAGGGCGGCGTGGTGCTCCCCCTCGACCCGGCCAACCGCGAAGTGGTCTACAGCGAGCCCGGATCGGTCCCCAAGGCCCTGGGCGAGGTCGACGTCGTCTTCCCCGTGCTGCACGGCCCGTACGGCGAGGACGGCACCCTCCAGGGCCTCCTGGAGCTCTCCGGGGTCCCGTACGTCGGTTCGGGCGTGCTCGCCTCGGCCGTCGGCCAGGACAAGGACTACATGAAGCGGGTGTTCACCTCCTTCGGGCTGAAGGTCGGCCCGTACGTGGTGATCCGGCCCCGCGAGTGGGAGCGGGACCAGTCCGCTGCCCGCAAGAAGATCATCGACTTCGCGGGTGACCACGGCTGGCCGCTTTTCGTGAAGCCCGCGCGCGCGGGGTCGTCGTTCGGCATTACGAAGGTCGACTCCCTCGAAGGCCTCGACCAGGCGATCGAGGAGGCTCAGCGGCACGACCCGAAGATCATCGTGGAGGCGCTGCTGCGCGGCCGCGAGATCGAGTGCGGGGTCCTTGAGTTCGAGGACGGGCCGCGCGCCTCCGTCCCCGCGGAGATTCCGCCCGTGCAGTCCCACGAGTTCTACGACTTCGAGGCGAAGTACATCGACTCGGCCTCCGGGATCGTGCCCGCGCCGCTCACCGAGGAGCAGACGGCCGAGGTGCGGCGGCTGGCCGTCGAGGCCTTCGACGCGGCGTCGTGCGAGGGTCTCGTCCGCGCGGACTTCTTCCTGACCGAGGACGGCGAGTTCGTGATCAACGAGATCAACACGATGCCGGGCTTCACGCCGATCTCCATGTACCCGCGGATGTGGCAGGAGACGGGCGTCAGCTACCCGGAGCTGGTGGACCGCCTGGTGCAGGCGGCGCTGCGCCGGTCGACGGGGCTGCGCTGA
- a CDS encoding lysophospholipid acyltransferase family protein, producing MPRRRIGFWYRFAAVLCKPPLVVLIKRDWRGMENIPVEGGFITAVNHNSHVDPFAYAHYQYNTGRVPRFLAKAGLFKKGFVGAAMRGTGQIPVYRESTDALSAFRAAIDAVERGECVAFYPEGTLTRDPDGWPMTGKTGAARVALETKCPVIPVAQWGANELLPPYAKKPNLLPRKTHHVLAGPPVDLSRFYDKEMSPDLLKEATEVIMAAITAQLEQIRGQKAPVKPYDPREVRIAQRRRAAAKEKAKAQQEEGQGT from the coding sequence GTGCCCCGCCGCAGAATCGGCTTCTGGTACCGCTTCGCAGCGGTCCTCTGCAAACCGCCGCTGGTGGTTCTGATCAAGCGGGACTGGCGCGGAATGGAGAACATTCCGGTCGAGGGCGGATTTATCACCGCGGTGAACCACAATTCGCATGTGGATCCCTTCGCGTATGCGCACTATCAGTACAACACCGGGCGTGTTCCGCGATTCCTGGCGAAGGCGGGCCTTTTCAAGAAGGGATTCGTCGGGGCCGCGATGCGCGGCACCGGACAGATCCCCGTCTATCGCGAGAGCACCGACGCGCTGAGCGCCTTCCGGGCCGCGATCGACGCCGTGGAGCGCGGCGAGTGCGTCGCGTTCTACCCCGAGGGCACCCTCACCCGCGACCCCGACGGCTGGCCGATGACCGGCAAGACGGGCGCCGCGCGGGTCGCGCTGGAGACCAAGTGCCCGGTGATTCCGGTCGCCCAGTGGGGCGCCAACGAACTGCTGCCGCCCTACGCCAAGAAGCCCAACCTCCTTCCGCGCAAGACCCACCACGTGCTCGCGGGCCCGCCGGTGGACCTCTCGCGCTTCTACGACAAGGAGATGAGCCCGGACCTCCTGAAGGAGGCCACCGAGGTCATCATGGCCGCCATCACCGCGCAGCTGGAGCAGATCCGCGGCCAGAAGGCGCCCGTGAAGCCGTACGACCCCCGTGAGGTGCGCATCGCGCAGCGCCGCAGGGCGGCGGCGAAGGAAAAAGCGAAGGCACAGCAGGAAGAGGGGCAGGGCACGTGA
- the cofC gene encoding 2-phospho-L-lactate guanylyltransferase — protein sequence MRWTVVVPLKPLARAKSRLADTAADGLRPGLALAFAQDTVAAALACAAVRDVAVVTDDALAGRELAALGARIVADEPGGGLNAALAHGAGVVRSWRPDSAVAALNADLPALRSAELMRVLDAAAEFPRAFLPDADAIGTTLLAAGPRRELLPAFGTDSRARHRASGAVELRLDAVDSVRQDVDTGDDLRAALALGVGPRTAEAAARLLIPGQ from the coding sequence GTGCGATGGACTGTGGTCGTACCCCTCAAACCCCTGGCGCGGGCCAAGAGCAGACTGGCCGACACGGCCGCCGACGGACTGCGCCCCGGGCTCGCCCTCGCCTTCGCGCAGGACACCGTGGCGGCCGCGCTGGCCTGTGCGGCGGTCCGCGATGTGGCGGTAGTCACGGACGACGCCCTGGCCGGGCGGGAGCTGGCCGCGCTCGGCGCCCGGATCGTCGCGGACGAGCCGGGAGGCGGCCTCAACGCCGCGTTGGCGCACGGAGCGGGGGTCGTACGGTCCTGGCGCCCCGACAGTGCCGTGGCGGCCCTCAACGCCGATCTTCCCGCCCTGCGGTCCGCGGAATTGATGCGGGTACTCGATGCGGCCGCCGAATTCCCCCGCGCATTTCTGCCGGATGCCGACGCAATCGGTACAACTCTGCTGGCCGCCGGGCCGAGGCGGGAATTGCTTCCGGCTTTCGGTACGGATTCCCGGGCTCGTCATCGCGCCTCGGGTGCCGTGGAACTCCGGCTCGACGCCGTGGATTCCGTACGGCAGGACGTGGACACCGGGGATGATCTGCGGGCCGCGCTGGCGCTGGGGGTCGGGCCGCGCACGGCGGAAGCAGCGGCGCGGTTGCTGATTCCCGGGCAGTAG
- a CDS encoding DUF3515 domain-containing protein encodes MNFFRHRHTAFFGLPVLALLITIAGCSSADDNASVSVPSPNAKVTKLCQNLDKVLPRKVDGLGRKDPEPRSALTAGWGSPAIILRCGVERPPKMIDPKVALGDDPKAVGGTVNGVDWLMEKQDDGSTRFTTANRSAYVEVTVPKGRDTSGMLVDVAASIKKAIPKGIAN; translated from the coding sequence GTGAACTTCTTCCGTCACCGGCACACCGCTTTCTTCGGGCTGCCCGTCCTCGCGCTGCTGATCACGATTGCGGGCTGCTCCTCAGCAGACGACAACGCGTCGGTCTCGGTTCCGAGCCCGAACGCGAAGGTCACCAAGCTGTGCCAGAACCTGGACAAGGTGCTGCCGCGGAAGGTGGACGGCCTCGGCCGCAAGGATCCCGAGCCCCGGTCCGCGCTGACCGCGGGCTGGGGAAGCCCGGCGATCATACTGCGCTGCGGTGTCGAGCGGCCTCCGAAGATGATTGACCCGAAGGTGGCCCTCGGCGACGACCCGAAGGCGGTCGGTGGCACCGTGAACGGCGTCGACTGGCTGATGGAGAAGCAGGACGACGGGTCGACCCGCTTCACCACCGCGAACCGCAGCGCGTACGTCGAGGTGACCGTGCCCAAGGGGCGGGACACCTCGGGCATGCTCGTCGACGTGGCCGCGTCCATCAAGAAGGCGATCCCCAAGGGGATCGCCAACTGA
- a CDS encoding thiamine-phosphate kinase: MKGTVGELGEFGLIRELTSRLTTTPAVRVGPGDDAAVVAAPDRRVVASTDILLEGRHFRRDWSTAYDVGRKAAAQNLADIAAMGAVPTALLLGLVVPAELPATWPSELMDGLRDECQVAGAAVVGGDVVRGDTITIAITALGDLRNHEPVTRAGAQPGDVVAVTGWLGWSAAGYAVLSRGFRSPRAFVEAHRRPEPPYHAGPAAAGLGATSMTDVSDGLIADLGHIAEASKVRIDVRSGDIDIPSQMNDIGQAVGVDPLQWVLTGGEDHAIVATFPPDVKLPARWKVIGEVLNPSALPQVTVDGAPWTSKGGWDHFGDIES, from the coding sequence ATGAAGGGCACCGTGGGCGAGTTGGGGGAGTTCGGGCTCATCCGAGAGCTCACCTCGCGTCTCACCACCACCCCGGCGGTCCGGGTCGGCCCCGGCGACGACGCCGCAGTGGTGGCCGCGCCCGACCGCAGGGTCGTGGCGAGCACCGACATCCTCCTGGAGGGACGGCACTTCCGCCGCGACTGGTCCACGGCGTACGACGTGGGGCGCAAGGCGGCCGCGCAGAACCTCGCGGACATCGCCGCGATGGGCGCCGTACCGACCGCGCTGCTGCTCGGCCTGGTCGTCCCGGCCGAACTCCCGGCCACCTGGCCCTCCGAGCTGATGGACGGGCTGCGCGACGAGTGCCAGGTCGCGGGCGCGGCCGTGGTCGGCGGCGATGTCGTACGCGGTGACACGATCACCATCGCGATCACCGCGCTCGGTGATCTGCGCAACCACGAGCCGGTCACCCGGGCCGGCGCCCAGCCCGGTGACGTCGTCGCCGTGACGGGCTGGCTGGGCTGGTCGGCGGCCGGGTACGCGGTGCTCTCACGGGGCTTCCGCTCGCCGCGCGCCTTCGTCGAGGCCCACCGGCGTCCCGAACCGCCGTATCACGCGGGTCCCGCGGCGGCCGGGCTCGGCGCGACCTCCATGACGGACGTCAGCGACGGGCTGATCGCCGACCTCGGGCACATCGCCGAGGCCAGCAAGGTGCGCATCGACGTCCGCTCCGGCGACATCGACATCCCCTCCCAGATGAACGACATCGGGCAGGCCGTCGGCGTCGACCCCCTCCAGTGGGTGCTCACCGGCGGCGAGGACCACGCGATCGTCGCGACCTTCCCGCCGGACGTGAAGCTGCCCGCCCGCTGGAAGGTGATCGGCGAGGTGCTCAACCCGTCGGCGCTGCCGCAGGTCACGGTGGACGGGGCGCCCTGGACGAGCAAGGGCGGCTGGGACCACTTCGGGGACATCGAGTCATGA
- the ndgR gene encoding IclR family transcriptional regulator NdgR, which yields MDNSSGVGVLDKAALVLSALESGPATLAGLVAATGLARPTAHRLAVALEHHRMVARDMQGRFILGPRLAELAAAAGEDRLLATAGPVLTHLRDVTGESAQLYRRQGDMRICVAAAERLSGLRDTVPVGSTLTMKAGSSAQILMAWEEPERLHRGLQGARFTATALSGVRRRGWAQSIGEREPGVASVSAPVRGPSNRVVAAVSVSGPIERLTRHPGRMHAQAVIDAAARLSEALRRTG from the coding sequence ATGGACAACAGTAGCGGCGTCGGCGTTCTGGACAAGGCAGCCCTTGTCCTGAGCGCTCTGGAGTCCGGTCCGGCCACCCTCGCGGGCCTGGTCGCGGCGACCGGACTGGCACGACCCACGGCACATCGCCTCGCCGTGGCACTTGAACACCACCGCATGGTGGCGCGTGACATGCAGGGCCGTTTCATTCTCGGCCCCCGCCTCGCCGAGCTGGCCGCGGCCGCCGGTGAGGACCGCCTCCTCGCGACGGCCGGACCGGTGCTCACGCACCTGAGGGACGTCACGGGCGAGAGCGCGCAGCTCTACCGCCGCCAGGGCGACATGCGCATCTGCGTCGCCGCGGCCGAGCGCCTGTCGGGCCTTCGGGACACCGTCCCGGTCGGCTCCACGCTCACCATGAAGGCCGGCTCCTCGGCCCAGATCCTGATGGCCTGGGAGGAGCCGGAGCGCCTGCACCGCGGCCTCCAGGGCGCCCGCTTCACCGCCACCGCGCTCTCCGGCGTACGACGCCGGGGCTGGGCCCAGTCCATCGGCGAGCGCGAGCCGGGCGTCGCGTCCGTCTCCGCGCCGGTACGCGGCCCCTCGAACCGAGTCGTTGCCGCCGTCTCGGTCTCCGGACCGATCGAGCGCCTGACGCGCCACCCCGGCCGTATGCACGCCCAGGCGGTCATCGACGCCGCCGCCCGCCTCTCCGAGGCCCTGCGCCGCACGGGCTGA
- a CDS encoding MerR family transcriptional regulator, with amino-acid sequence MRLAELSERSGVSAATIKYYLREGLLPPGRQLNATTAEYEEEHLRRLRLVRAMIQVGRVPVAKVREVLGHVDDDSLGRSIRLGAAMWALPQVPEPDEDDEYVQAAQQEVTALLGRLGWENAQRLTTISPAYRSLVVAVAAFRRLGYDFGAELLAPYAELMHRTAVLDLDNMETYPSEAERIEFAILGAILNEPVLQALHRLAQEEETTRRYGFE; translated from the coding sequence ATGCGGCTGGCGGAGCTGAGCGAGCGCAGCGGCGTGTCCGCCGCGACGATCAAGTACTACCTGCGCGAAGGGCTGTTGCCGCCGGGCCGCCAGCTCAACGCCACGACCGCCGAGTACGAGGAGGAGCATCTGCGCAGGCTGCGGCTGGTGCGGGCGATGATCCAGGTGGGCCGGGTGCCGGTGGCGAAGGTGCGCGAGGTGCTCGGGCACGTGGACGACGACTCCCTGGGCCGCTCGATCCGCCTGGGCGCGGCGATGTGGGCGCTGCCGCAGGTGCCGGAGCCGGACGAGGACGACGAGTACGTCCAGGCCGCACAGCAGGAGGTCACCGCGCTCCTGGGCCGACTCGGCTGGGAGAACGCCCAGCGGCTCACGACCATCTCCCCCGCGTACCGCTCACTGGTGGTGGCGGTTGCCGCGTTCCGCCGGCTCGGCTACGACTTCGGGGCCGAACTGCTCGCGCCGTACGCCGAGTTGATGCACCGGACAGCCGTCCTCGACCTGGACAACATGGAGACGTACCCGTCGGAGGCGGAGCGGATCGAGTTCGCGATCCTGGGGGCGATCCTCAACGAGCCGGTGCTGCAGGCGCTGCACCGGCTGGCCCAGGAGGAGGAGACGACGCGGCGGTACGGCTTCGAGTAG
- the leuD gene encoding 3-isopropylmalate dehydratase small subunit, translating to MEAFTTHTGRAVPLRRSNVDTDQIIPAHWLKKVTRDGFEDGLFEAWRKDSSFILNQPERKGATVLVAGPDFGTGSSREHAVWALQNYGFKAVISSRFADIFRGNSLKNGLLTVVLEQKIVDALQELTEQDPEAEITVDLEAREVRAEGITAAFELDENARWRLLNGLDDISITLQNEGDIAAYETKRPSHKPKTLHV from the coding sequence ATGGAAGCATTCACCACGCACACCGGCCGGGCCGTCCCGCTGCGCCGCAGCAACGTCGACACCGACCAGATCATCCCCGCCCACTGGCTCAAGAAGGTGACCAGGGACGGTTTCGAGGACGGGCTGTTCGAGGCCTGGCGCAAGGACTCGTCCTTCATCCTCAACCAGCCCGAGCGCAAGGGCGCCACGGTCCTGGTCGCAGGACCCGACTTCGGTACCGGCTCCTCCCGCGAGCACGCCGTCTGGGCGCTGCAGAACTACGGTTTCAAGGCCGTCATCTCCTCCCGCTTCGCGGACATCTTCCGGGGCAACTCGCTCAAGAACGGCCTGCTCACGGTGGTTCTGGAGCAGAAGATCGTGGACGCGCTGCAGGAACTCACCGAGCAGGACCCCGAGGCCGAGATCACGGTCGACCTGGAGGCCCGCGAGGTGCGCGCCGAAGGCATCACCGCCGCCTTCGAACTCGACGAGAACGCCCGTTGGCGGCTGCTGAACGGCCTGGACGACATCTCCATCACCCTCCAGAACGAGGGCGACATCGCGGCGTACGAGACCAAGCGGCCGTCGCACAAGCCGAAGACGCTGCACGTCTGA
- a CDS encoding Lrp/AsnC family transcriptional regulator, whose amino-acid sequence MVQAYILIQTEVGKASTVAETISKIPGVIQAEDVTGPYDVIVRAQADTVDELGRMVVAKVQQVDGITRTLTCPVVHL is encoded by the coding sequence GTGGTACAGGCGTACATCCTGATCCAGACGGAGGTCGGCAAAGCGTCGACCGTCGCCGAGACGATCAGCAAGATCCCGGGGGTGATCCAGGCCGAGGACGTGACAGGACCGTACGACGTCATCGTGCGGGCCCAGGCCGACACGGTCGATGAACTCGGCCGCATGGTGGTCGCGAAGGTCCAGCAAGTGGACGGCATCACCCGCACCCTGACCTGTCCGGTCGTGCACCTGTAG